In a single window of the Callithrix jacchus isolate 240 chromosome 1, calJac240_pri, whole genome shotgun sequence genome:
- the ERP44 gene encoding endoplasmic reticulum resident protein 44 isoform X2: MLHPIFEEASDVIKEEFPNENQVVFARVDCDQHSDIAQRYRISKYPTLKLFRNGMMMKREYRGQRSVKALADYIRQQKSDPIQEIRDLAEITTLDRSKRNIIGYFEQKDSDNYRVFERVANILHDDCAFLSAFGDVSKPERYSGDNIIYKPPGHSAPDMVYLGAMTNFDVTYNWIQDKCVPLVREITFENGEELTEEGLPFLILFHMKEDTESLEIFQNEVARQLISEKGTINFLHADCDKFRHPLLHIQKTPADCPVIAIDSFRHMYVFGDFKDVLIPGKLKQFVFDLHSGKLHREFHHGPDPTDTAPGEQAQDVASSPPESSFQKLAPSEYRYTLLRDRDEL; the protein is encoded by the exons ctGACATAGCCCAGAGATACAGGATAAGCAAATATCCAACCCTCAAATTGTTTCGTAATGGGATGATGATGAAGAGAGAATATAGGGGTCAGCGATCAGTGAAAGCACTGGCAGATTACATCAGGCAACAAAAAAGTGACCCCATTCAAGAAATTCGGGACTTAGCAGAAATCACCACTCTTGAT CGCAGCAAAAGAAATATCATTGGATATTTTGAGCAAAAGGACTCAGACAACTATAGAGTTTTTGAACGAGTAGCGAATATTTTGCATGATGACTGTGCCTTTCTTTCTGCATTTGG GGATGTTTCAAAGCCAGAAAGATACAGTGGAGACAACATAATCTACAAACCACCAGGG CATTCTGCTCCGGATATGGTGTACTTGGGAGCTATGACAAATTTTGATGTGACTTACAATTGGATTCAAGATAAATGTGTTCCTCTTGTCCgagaaataacatttgaaaatggAGAG GAATTGACAGAAGAAGGACTGCCTTTTCTCATACTCTTTCACATGAAAGAAGATACAGAAAGTTTAGAAATATTCCAGAATGAAGTAGCTCGGCAATTAATAAGTGAAAAAG gtACAATAAACTTTTTACATGCCGATTGTGACAAATTTAGACATCCTCTTCTGCACATACAGAAAACTCCAGCAGATTGTCCTGTCATCGCTATTGACAGCTTTAGGCATATGTATGTGTTTGGAGACTTCAAAGATGTACT AATTCCTGGAAAACTCAAACAATTCGTATTTGACTTACATTCTGGAAAACTGCACAGAGAATTCCATCATGGACCTGACCCAACTGATACAGCCCCAGGAGAG CAAGCCCAAGATGTAGCAAGCAGTCCACCTGAGAGCTCCTTCCAGAAACTAGCACCCAGTGAATATAGGTATACTCTATTGAGGGATCGAGATGAgctttaa